A window of the Choristoneura fumiferana chromosome 30, NRCan_CFum_1, whole genome shotgun sequence genome harbors these coding sequences:
- the LOC141444607 gene encoding ciliary microtubule associated protein 1B-like, producing MSKKPLGPGPGAYQLPTTVGFPSHDPSRTRAPQYSFGSVGGWRARGLGPGPAYRIDRITREGAMSSPAWSFGARFPQRATQRTPGPGAHAPERCPTPTTRAPIYSMGARLGFGLKRAGPAPNAYALRLAPGSPAYTMGARVGFNLKPRSPGPAVYFQRDADVYKTRMPAYSLSARLEGAGKATRTPGPANYPPDLYNTKKNPYSFSFGTKHADYAPPMIVKEDTMDCL from the exons ATGTCTAAAAAACCCTTAG GGCCGGGGCCGGGCGCGTACCAGCTGCCGACGACGGTGGGGTTCCCGTCGCACGACCCGAGCCGCACGCGCGCGCCGCAGTACTCGTTCGGCAGCGTGGGCGGCTGGCGCGCGCGCGGGCTGGGCCCGGGGCCCGCTTACCGCATCGACCGCATCACGAGAGAGGGCGCCATGTCCTCGCCCGCCTGGAGCTTCGGGGCCAG GTTCCCGCAGCGAGCGACGCAGCGCACGCCGGGGCCGGGTGCGCACGCGCCGGAGCGCTGCCCGACGCCGACGACGCGCGCGCCGATATACTCGATGGGCGCGCGACTGGGCTTCGGGCTGAAGCGCGCGGGGCCGGCGCCCAACGCGTACGCGCTGCGGCTGGCGCCCGGCTCGCCCGCCTACACCATGGGCGCGCGCGTCGGGTTCAACCTCAAGCCGCGCTCGCCAGGACCCGCCGTCTACTTCCAGCGCGACGCAGACGTCTACAAGACCAG gATGCCAGCGTACTCTCTGAGCGCGCGTCTGGAGGGCGCGGGCAAGGCGACGCGCACTCCGGGCCCCGCCAACTACCCGCCAGACCTCTACAACACCAAGAAG AATCCGTATTCGTTTTCGTTCGGCACGAAACACGCGGACTATGCGCCGCCGATGATCGTCAAGGAGGACACTATGGACTGCCTGTAG